From Musa acuminata AAA Group cultivar baxijiao chromosome BXJ3-8, Cavendish_Baxijiao_AAA, whole genome shotgun sequence, one genomic window encodes:
- the LOC103993698 gene encoding F-box protein At5g49610 has translation MSSSESPYGVLPTDIVTQILARLPVYSLFRCRSVCKLWNRLPFEKHFVDLYFRIGPKDPILLLEFPESSAFLSVDRFRGVSAFSLGFLNDKVKIRASCNGLLCCSSVRNRGVYYVCNPVTREFRVLPRARERPLTRCQPEYEATLVGLAFDPVSWKFNVVLAGFHRFFGHRPHGEFVSLVFDSETNSWSRSVSLMHDEFTHMNRCQVVFSCGLLHWLTHSCSYVLAFDLKSGVWGKILLPDEVLTTRSGSRVYLLELEGSVSVVQITGVWMSIWVLRNHDTEQWTLVDRVHLRCISAFAASIFPVSQSRDVAFMATQKKILIYNLKGKVWKEVYGANGTVTYPLWFSSYGFRSTLFPCHL, from the coding sequence ATGAGCTCGTCAGAATCCCCTTATGGAGTCCTCCCGACCGACATCGTCACACAGATCCTCGCGCGGCTGCCCGTCTATTCCCTCTTCCGATGCAGGTCCGTCTGCAAGCTGTGGAACCGATTGCCCTTTGAGAAGCACTTCGTCGACCTCTACTTCCGGATCGGTCCCAAAGACCCCATCTTGCTGTTGGAATTCCCCGAGTCCAGCGCCTTCCTCTCGGTCGACCGATTTCGAGGGGTATCGGCCTTCTCCCTTGGATTCTTGAACGATAAGGTCAAGATCAGGGCCTCCTGCAATGGCTTGCTGTGCTGCTCCAGCGTTCGGAATCGTGGCGTTTACTACGTCTGCAATCCGGTCACCCGAGAGTTCCGTGTGCTGCCGAGAGCGAGGGAGAGGCCCCTCACTCGGTGCCAACCGGAGTACGAGGCTACCCTCGTCGGCTTGGCGTTTGATCCCGTCTCTTGGAAGTTTAATGTTGTTCTTGCTGGATTCCATCGTTTTTTTGGTCACCGGCCTCATGGCGAGTTCGTCTCCCTGGTGTTCGATTCGGAAACCAATTCTTGGAGTCGATCGGTTTCGTTGATGCACGACGAGTTCACCCACATGAATCGCTGCCAAGTTGTGTTTTCTTGTGGCTTACTGCATTGGTTGACGCATAGCTGTTCTTATGTGCTTGCTTTTGATTTGAAAAGTGGAGTTTGGGGGAAAATCTTGCTGCCCGATGAAGTGCTGACGACAAGGTCTGGATCCAGGGTTTATCTTCTGGAGCTGGAAGGCTCGGTGTCGGTCGTTCAGATAACTGGGGTTTGGATGAGCATATGGGTTTTAAGAAATCATGACACTGAGCAATGGACTTTGGTTGATAGAGTGCATCTCCGGTGCATCAGTGCGTTTGCTGCAAGCATATTTCCTGTGAGCCAGTCGAGAGATGTTGCCTTCATGGCGACGCAGAAGAAGATTTTGATATACAACTTGAAGGGCAAGGTGTGGAAGGAGGTATATGGTGCAAATGGAACTGTGACATATCCACTGTGGTTTTCATCTTATGGTTTCAGGAGCACACTTTTTCCTTGTCATCTTTAA
- the LOC135582114 gene encoding uncharacterized protein LOC135582114 isoform X1, producing the protein MQPPTLLSLTIDSALRHIAHIADLSAIPDPIVLELFWKTLQAGKLTEKVLKLFMATGNEDILSFVHRLNIKPTLTPVLPTSKNHAIYFRFMPEL; encoded by the exons atgcaaccgcctaccCTGCTGTCTCTCACCATCGACTCCGCCCTCCGCCACATCGCCCACATCGCCGATCTATCCGCCATCCCTGACCCCATCGTCCTCGAGCTCTTCTGG AAAACCTTGCAGGCAGGAAAGTTGACAGAGAAGGTGTTGAAGCTATTCATGGCAACTGGCAATGAAGATATTCTATCCTTTGTTCATCGCCTTAATATTAAACCAACCCTTACCCCCGTCCTTCCGACCAGTAAGAATCATGCAATTTACTTTCGGTTTATGCCTGAATTGTAA
- the LOC135582114 gene encoding uncharacterized protein LOC135582114 isoform X2, translating into MQPPTLLSLTIDSALRHIAHIADLSAIPDPIVLELFWKTLQAGKLTEKVLKLFMATGNEDILSFVHRLNIKPTLTPVLPTRCSEKF; encoded by the exons atgcaaccgcctaccCTGCTGTCTCTCACCATCGACTCCGCCCTCCGCCACATCGCCCACATCGCCGATCTATCCGCCATCCCTGACCCCATCGTCCTCGAGCTCTTCTGG AAAACCTTGCAGGCAGGAAAGTTGACAGAGAAGGTGTTGAAGCTATTCATGGCAACTGGCAATGAAGATATTCTATCCTTTGTTCATCGCCTTAATATTAAACCAACCCTTACCCCCGTCCTTCCGACCA GGTGCTCCGAGAAATTCTAG
- the LOC135582114 gene encoding uncharacterized protein LOC135582114 isoform X3, with amino-acid sequence MQPPTLLSLTIDSALRHIAHIADLSAIPDPIVLELFWKTLQAGKLTEKVLKLFMATGNEDILSFVHRLNIKPTLTPVLPTNFFIVS; translated from the exons atgcaaccgcctaccCTGCTGTCTCTCACCATCGACTCCGCCCTCCGCCACATCGCCCACATCGCCGATCTATCCGCCATCCCTGACCCCATCGTCCTCGAGCTCTTCTGG AAAACCTTGCAGGCAGGAAAGTTGACAGAGAAGGTGTTGAAGCTATTCATGGCAACTGGCAATGAAGATATTCTATCCTTTGTTCATCGCCTTAATATTAAACCAACCCTTACCCCCGTCCTTCCGACCA attttttcatcgtGTCCTAA
- the LOC135644034 gene encoding alkaline/neutral invertase A, mitochondrial-like, which yields MATFRSLSLFLLRYIYSPSLLCKAIAAVLAWRFFFGASAVCVMNATGSMGLAVAVRPCCRLIAAQILPRCPHRHGRRIAALPFFLRCSRGRRHFSRCPCALPPRRSAAAWVRAAVAPARDGAAVSDPRRLSTSVGPVPRPGGDKDFGRIFVQDLAAVKPLVIDSVEQPPAVGGEKTKKEAVEEEEEEEDRSEVAKGRLQSESEKEAWRLLKNAVVTYCGSPVGTLAAIDPAVEPLNYDQVFIRDFVPSALSFLLKGEMEIVRNFLLHTLHLQSWEKTVDCYSPGQGLMPASFKVRSVPQGSNDEVEEFLDPDFGESAIGRVAPVDSGLWWIILLRAYGKISGDYALQERIDVQTGIKLILNLCLSDGFDMFPTLLVTDGSCMIDRRMGIHGHPLEIQALFYCALRCSREMIVANDGSKNVLRAINNRLSALSFHIREYYWADMKKVNEIYRYKTEEYSQDAINKFNIYPEQIPGWLVDWIPEKGGYFIGNLQPAHMDFRFFSLGNLWAIISSLATPKQAEGILDLIEDKWDELVGNMPLKICYPALENEEWRITTGSDPKNTPWSYHNGGSWPTLLWQFTLACIKMGRPESARKAIAIAENHLSNDRWPEYYDTPTGRFIGKQSRLYQTWTIAGFLASKLLLENPELASILTFEEDLELLEGCACSLAKSPRIKCSRRAAKSHIFV from the exons ATGGCTAcctttcgctctctctctctcttccttctccGCTATATTTATTCCCCTTCCTTGCTCTGTAAAGCGATCGCTGCAGTTTTAGCTTGGCGTTTCTTCTTTGGTGCCTCGGCTGTGTGTGTCATGAATGCAACGGGTTCAATGGGGCTGGCCGTCGCCGTGAGGCCCTGCTGCCGCCTAATCGCCGCCCAGATCCTCCCGAGATGCCCCCACCGACACGGCCGCCGTATCGCCGCCCTccccttcttcctcagatgctcCCGCGGCCGCCGCCACTTCTCCCGGTGCCCCTGCGCCCTCCCGCCCCGCCGATCGGCCGCTGCGTGGGTCCGCGCCGCCGTCGCCCCCGCGAGGGACGGGGCCGCGGTCTCCGACCCCCGCCGCCTCTCCACCTCGGTAGGGCCCGTGCCCCGGCCCGGCGGGGACAAGGACTTCGGACGGATCTTCGTCCAGGACCTCGCGGCCGTGAAGCCCCTCGTGATCGACAGCGTGGAGCAGCCACCTGCGGTGGGGGGGGAGAAGACGAAGAaggaagcggtggaggaggaggaggaggaggaggaccggTCGGAGGTGGCTAAGGGGCGGTTACAGTCGGAGTCGGAGAAGGAGGCGTGGAGGCTGTTGAAGAATGCGGTGGTGACGTACTGTGGGAGCCCTGTGGGGACGTTGGCGGCGATCGATCCCGCGGTGGAGCCACTCAATTACGACCAGGTCTTCATCCGCGACTTTGTGCCCTCggccctctccttcctcctcaagGGGGAGATGGAGATCGTGCGGAATTTCCTCCTCCACACCTTGCATTTGCAG AGTTGGGAAAAGACTGTGGATTGCTACAGCCCTGGACAAGGGCTGATGCCGGCAAGCTTCAAGGTTAGAAGTGTTCCTCAGGGAAGCAATGATGAAGTTGAGGAGTTCTTGGACCCTGATTTTGGTGAATCGGCCATCGGACGTGTTGCTCCAGTAGATTCTG GATTATGGTGGATCATCTTGCTAAGAGCTTATGGAAAGATTAGTGGTGACTATGCATTGCAAGAGAGAATCGATGTGCAAACTGGAATCAAACTGATATTGAACTTATGCTTGTCTGATGGGTTTGACATGTTCCCTACACTGCTTGTCACTGATGGCTCTTGCATGATAGATCGAAGAATGGGTATCCATGGGCATCCTCTTGAGATCCAA GCTCTATTCTACTGTGCTCTGCGTTGCTCACGTGAAATGATTGTTGCCAATGATGGATCAAAAAATGTATTGCGTGCTATCAATAACAGGCTGAGTGCATTATCATTCCACATCAGAGAGTACTATTGGGCGGATATGAAGAAGGTCAATGAGATTTATCGTTATAAGACTGAAGAATATTCTCAAGACGCTATTAACAAGTTCAACATCTATCCTGAGCAAATTCCTGGTTGGCTGGTGGACTGGATTCCTGAAAAAGGTGGCTACTTTATTGGGAACCTTCAACCAGCTCACATGGATTTTAGGTTCTTTTCGCTTGGTAATTTATGGGCCATCATTTCATCTTTAGCCACTCCAAAACAAGCTGAGGGCATTCTTGATCTCATTGAAGACAAATGGGATGAGCTTGTTGGGAATATGCCTTTGAAGATATGTTATCCTGCCTTAGAAAACGAAGAATGGCGCATAACTACTGGAAGTGATCCGAAGAATAC GCCTTGGTCATATCATAATGGTGGATCATGGCCTACTCTGTTATGGCAG ttcacGTTGGCTTGCATCAAAATGGGTCGACCTGAATCTGCCCGAAAGGCAATTGCCATAGCTGAGAACCACCTTTCAAATGACAGGTGGCCTGAATATTATGATACCCCAACTGGAAGATTTATTGGAAAGCAGTCTCGGCTCTATCAGACATGGACAATTGCTGGGTTCCTGGCATCAAAGTTGCTGCTGGAGAATCCAGAGCTGGCTTCCATACTAACATTTGAGGAAGACCTCGAGCTTCTGGAGGGCTGTGCGTGCAGCCTGGCTAAGAGTCCTCGTATCAAATGCTCCCGCCGTGCTGCCAAATCACACATCTTCGTATAA
- the LOC135582114 gene encoding uncharacterized protein LOC135582114 isoform X4, protein MQPPTLLSLTIDSALRHIAHIADLSAIPDPIVLELFWAGKLTEKVLKLFMATGNEDILSFVHRLNIKPTLTPVLPTRCSEKF, encoded by the exons atgcaaccgcctaccCTGCTGTCTCTCACCATCGACTCCGCCCTCCGCCACATCGCCCACATCGCCGATCTATCCGCCATCCCTGACCCCATCGTCCTCGAGCTCTTCTGG GCAGGAAAGTTGACAGAGAAGGTGTTGAAGCTATTCATGGCAACTGGCAATGAAGATATTCTATCCTTTGTTCATCGCCTTAATATTAAACCAACCCTTACCCCCGTCCTTCCGACCA GGTGCTCCGAGAAATTCTAG